The following nucleotide sequence is from Caldicellulosiruptor saccharolyticus DSM 8903.
ATTAAAAGCAATTGACTTGCAAACAATTGTTCGTTATAATAAATATAAAAGTTGTAAAATCTGGTGAAGTATCAGAAGGATGGTGGTTTTAAATGGATAAGATTCCAAGAGATATTATATACTTTGTGCCACAGTATCTTGATAGCGGCGATGGAGTTATGCTTCTTCTTTTAAACGGTGAAAAGAAGGTCTGTCATATGTCAATCAGAAGCTTTACAAAAAAGCTCTATTCTATGTATGCAATTGATCCTTTTACAATAAAAAAGCTCATCTCAAAGAAGATAGGGCAGAAAAACCTTCTTCCAATTGTTCTTCCAGATGTTACATTTATTCCTGTCAAGACCAGAAAGGCAAAAGTAGCAACAGACCCTATCTTTGGCTATGTAAACTTGTCTCAGGTTTTTAAAATAGATGAAAAGGAAGAAGGTTTTGAAATTTTATTCAAGTGCGGAGCAGTTTTGCAGTGTTTTGGCTCTGCAAAGTATTTTAAAAGAAGGATAACAGCTGCAAGCATAATTAGCGACTATTTCTCTTCAATGTGGGCAAAAGGAGTGTGCACAATAAAAGAAGAGTGTGAGCTTGAAAATGTCTTTAGCTTAGAGTAGGGCTAATAATTCATTTTGCATGTGGCATCAGGGCTGCAACATCTTTTGCAGCTGTGGTGACCACATTTTTTATAAAAAATTCAGCAAGAAAACTCCTACCTCTCTCAATCTCCAAAGGACAGGCTACAAACTTGCTCTCTTTTTCAAATGTTTCTGCAGTAATATCTTACTCACTCCCAGAAGGGAAGGTTACAGACACGTCAAATAACTTGATTTTATTATATCAATACTATACACACATGTAGATGTTTTTATATCAAAACATCTATGAATAACTAAGTTTAATATAGGAAAATCAATGAACGAAACCACCTTAAAGCCTTTCGTCTATACAGCTGCTGCCAGAGATTTCAAAAAAGCTACGCCAAATCTAAATGAAACCGCATACAAATCAGACCTCAAAATTTTTACACTGGAAGCCGATGGATATAACTTTTGGTCAAATTGTAAAATCAATTTATATTCAGAGCATAAATATAAATCAAGAATTGTACAATCAATTTTACATACTTTTTGAACTTTCCATTGAATCAATAAAGCAGCTGTTATGAAATATATGAATGTTCAATTTATCAAGAAAATGGTATATATAAGCTTTGCTAAAGAAGAGTGGTTGTACAATAAAGTTTTCAACGAAATATAGGTTACAGCCTGATTAAGAACCTTTCTATTGCATCATTTGCATTTTCAACATAAATTGGCATTGGCACAGCTTCGAGACCAACTGCGTCATAGCTTACAAGAAGCCAGCAGCCTTTTTTGAATTTGAAAGTTTGCTTAAACATATCTTCACCTATACCAAAAGCGTCAGTAATTCTTTCTTGGTCAGATTTTCTTGGGAGTTTGCTCACAAAGTATGTATGGGGCTGTGCCATGATGTTTGTGTTAAGATAAGTTATTCGCTGAGTGGCAATTCCAACGCCAAGCCCGAATTTCCTTCCTCTTCTTGCAAGGTTCATCACAACTTCACTTGAACGCTCATAAGAATCTTTTGCATCCTGTGGAATAAATTCGTCTGCCTCATCAAATATAAAGCTCACTATAGGTTCGATTATTCCATTTCTACGCCTATCTTCAAAGATTGACATGCCAAGCTGATACGCTTTGTTTCGAAGATCATTTGGGTCATGAGATTGGAATATCAAGAGCGATTTTTTAGAACCATCATTCAGTAGATTCAAAGTGGTTTCTTGGTCTATGGTATACTCTGGTCTTGTGGAATTTGAGGTAAGTTCCCTATATTTATTTTCAAGTTCTTTAACAAACAATTCCAAGTTTGAACGAGCTATGCTGTTCAAATCCCCTGAAAGATAATTGTTTTTTATTCTTTCTATAGTAGCCTTACAAAGATTAACATCAAGTGGGCGGTTAACCTGCTTCATCTTTTCAACAAGCTCTCTTAAAGTTGCTTCGCTTCTTCCAAGATATCCCTTAAAAAGCTGCTTTTCATGGAGTCTTACAAAATCAGCCAAGGTCAAACCTGAATCTTGCCACAGTTTTATCTTTTTATCATTTAAAATTTTATAGAATGCTTTTGTAAAAAGGTCTCTGTATTTGGCAAGACCTTTTGGGTACAAAGAAGAATATGCCATGTCCTTAGCTGCTTTGATAAGCAGTTTTTTATGCTCTGCTACCTCTGGATTGCTTCTAAAAACCTCTAAGACAGATCCAACAAATGTCTTTTCGCCAAGTCCGATGATATAGGCTTGGTCAATTGAATACAGAAGGTCGACAAGCAGGGTTGAGTACTCGCTCATCAAGTCAAAAATTACTATTTTTACAGGAAATTCTACATCAAGCATAATTTTTCTAATGAGAGTGCTCAAAAGATTTGACTTTCCAGCACCTGTAAAGCCAAAGATTCCAAAATGAAGTCTTAAAAGCTCTTCAGTTTTGAGCAAAATCTTGACATTTTCATCTCTTATTAGATGCCCAATTTTTATTATCTGTTCTTGACCATCAATTCCGTGGTTGATTATTCTGTTTGTCAAATTAACATCAAGCAAAAATGCTTTTGCGCCTATCATAGGAAGATTTGACTCAATTCCAATTTCTAATTTTCCACTGCTGTTTATAACAATCTCAAAATTGGTTGGGATTGCAATACATTTTATCTTTGTTGCATCATCAAGTGGTTCATCCTGCTGGTCTTCCCAGTCTCTATAAACATTTTCAGCAGCTTCGACCAAAAAACCAGGATATCCACTCAGGTCATTGTTAAGACCATAGTGCAAAGGCAAAATGGATGAGATTTCAAGAATACAATAGTGAATCTTGTCAGAAGATGACGAAAAGTTCTGGATTGCCAAAAGAGACCCTTCTTTTATCTCATTTATTGCTTTTTTGGTATAGTCAAACCAAACCTCAGCCCTGTATCTGGTGTAAAAATCCGAATCTACTTTCATAAGTATTCCACTTATTTCCTGATTAAACATATCTCAATTCCCACCTTTTTTAGTTTTCATCTTCAAAATCTGTATTATCTCTTAATTTTCTCAAAGGCTTGGCCAGAGGAAATCTTTTTTCTTCTATGTCAGAACTTTTTATAATCCCTTTTGCAAATCTCAAGAGAGTCCTTGCGCTTCTGTCAGCTTTATGAAGCGGTTCAGGATAGCCTATAACCTCTGGAAAATGATTTTTTGTAAGAACGCTCAAAAAATACATATTTATTGCTTGTCCCCAGTTTGGGTAGGTTTTATTTAAGTGTATAAATGGGCAAATAGAGCCCAACTTGGGTGAATCAATTAATGTATTTTCTAAAAAATTTTTGTCAAGGCTTGGGTGCAAAAGCCTTTCAATAAATATTGCATGCCCCATTGAAGGGATTTTTTTCTTTCTGCTGATGAAAAACTGTGCAATGGATTTTGCAAATATCCTATCATCTGCAACAATGTGTCCTTTTACACCAGTTATTTCGCGTTTTTCGTTCACGAAAAGTGTTGAAAGTGCAGAGTCAAATTCCACAGAAGACCAAGGCGAATTGAGATTGTGATTGAAGTATGCGTAGTTTTCAAAAAGCAATCTGTCACTGCACAAAATGGGTATAGGATATTTTTCTATTTTTTCTTTCATCTCAGCTGATAACAAATTGCTTGCGATGAGGAGCTTAAGATAGTTTCGGGAAAAATATCTGCTTTGTGAATCCTTTGCAATTCCAACAAGGAAGATATTATTATCCCAACACTTTTCAATTAAAGCTCTTATTCCCACTGAAATTAAAAAGTTGATGTCGTCATGTGATATTACTCTTTTAAAATTTTGGTGCGGGGTATTTTGGTACGGTGTGCCACTATCTTTGTAAAAATCTAACTCTAAGGATTTTAGGTCTTTTTTGATAAAAAGCTGAGAACAAAAATACTCAAAAAATTCAACTGTATATTGCCAACAAAGATCAGAAGATGTATCCATTTGTATGCCGTCTTCTTTAATCGTTAGGATTTGGTTTCTTTCCAAAAACCGGGAAATTCGTCTTATATCTTCAATTTTTTTACCAGTTAGCCTGCAAAGCTCATCATAGGTAAAGGCGGTTTTTGTTCTGTCTTGGCTCATTGCTTGAGTGACTTTTGCAAGAAAATATGAATAATCCCTGTACTTCTTTTTAGATGGCACAAGCAATTGATAATTAAAAGGATGGGATAGCGAAACAACCACATTACTAATTTTTATGGTATCGTTTCTGAACCTATGACCTAACAATCCCAAGGATTTATAATTAACATATGGAATTCTCAAGAGAGAGCTTGGCATAAGGTCTAAAAGGATTATTTGAGGCATGTCAATAGTAGAGGATGAAGCCATATGGTATGCAAGGTAGACTTCTGCTAATCGCATGAGTGAAACATGGAGGTTTAGAATCTCTTGATAATCTTTATCAGAACTTATACCCAAGAGTTTCTTTTCTTCTTCGCTTGCGATAAATTCAATTTCATAAGGCATAATTGGTATTTGGGCCATCATTGTAACATCTCTTGAAAAGTCCCATTTTTCATACTTGATTTTTTCCGAGTAAGGAGCAAGTATGATTTTTCCTCTTGCACCGTAGGCTCCAGCAAAAAATATTAGGTAATTGGAACTTTCCCATTTTGTACAAGTGCCATCAATTGCAACAAAGTTTATTTCTCTTTTTTGAAAAAAGCTCTCTATCTTTTGAGAAAGTTGATGCCTGAAAGTGGGGTTTGAAAAAAAACTATCCCATTCTATGGCAAAGTCAGGCATCACGTTTTCATAGAAGCCTGAAAGAGCTTGAAATATGCTACTTAAGTTTGTATTAAATCTAACTTTAGACTGGGTAATTGAATTTTTCCAAAAAGAATACATTTGGGACAGTTTAGACATATAAAAATTCCCCAATATTTTTTCTATTTACCTAATATTATAATTGTTTTGACGAAAATGTACAGGGGGATTGTGATAAAAATGCGAATATTCAAAACAATTCACATTTTTAATTTGTAATTCAAGTTGTTGAATAAATAATTATACCATTAATGTTACTATATAGAACTATAAATTATTCCACGTGTATTTAAAAGAAAATTTACAGTTTTCAATTTTTTGAATATAGACCTCTATCAAATAAGTAATCATAATCCAGTCTACATGCTTCTTATATGTTCTAAAACCTCTTAACCTTACTTGTTCTAAATTGTATTCTCCTTTTAACTTACCAAATAATCTTTCTATTTTTGTCCTCTGCTTATATAACTTTTGTCCTTCTTCGCTTCTTAAAAATTCCATATTTTTTATCCTCAAAATATTTTTTACATTACTGAAATCCTTACTATTTCTCTTATTTACCGCCGCTACAAACTTCATCCCAAGTCTATCTGACACCTCAAACCATTTCGCACAATCATAACCTGCATCTGCCAATATCACTTCAGGTCCAAATATCTTAGCTTCATACAAAAGTTCTACTACTTTACTGTCATGGATATTTGCACATGTCAACCACCATACTATAGGTATAACCTCGCTTTCAACTGTTGCTAACACATGTAATTTATACCCATTGTAAAAACCTAAACTAACACATACTCCTACTTCTGCCTCTTTGTCACCCCTCGAGCTTCTCAAAGGTGTAGAATCTATAGCACAAACTTTTGTCTGCGGATCTATTTCTCTCACTAAAATTCTTGCTATCCCTTCTATATATTCTTCTTCAATTACTTTTGCCCATTTCGAAAAATATGTATGATCGGGGCTCTTTTCTATCCCTATAGCCTTTTTAAATTCTTCATCTTCATTTATCTTGTATTCTAATTCCCTGAAACTGTTTATCTTGTTTTTGACTTTGTAAACAAAACAAGCTATTATATGGCTTAGCTTAAATTTCTTCGGTCTTCCTCTCCTGCTACTTTTTATCTTTAATCCCAAGGCTTTTATTACTTTCTCAATTGTCATAAGTATCTTTAAAAATTTTTGTTTTTGTGTTTTAATAAAATTAGTCATTGCCATCCTCCTTAGTTACGTGTTTTTAGTCTTCTCTTGCTATAATTTTACCTTAAGGAGGATGGCTTTTTATATATATCTATTTATTGTCTTTTCTGTTAATCTGTTTTATTCAACAAGCTATTGTAATTATGAGGTGATTTTGATGAAAAAGTTTATAAATCATCGGACAAAAGCTTGATTTCTTGGAGAAGCAGTATCAACAAGAGAAGATTGAAAACCAAAATATAGAATATCTCAAAAGAACAATGAGCTGCTTTTTGAAAAATCCCCTTATTAAAAGTTATCTGGAATAAGTTAGGAAATATTTTTGACATTTTAAGTGATACAAGTCTTAATACAAAAGATTCAGAGATAAAAGTTATTTTCAACTGTGAAATGGGCAGATAAAGTAAAAAACAAGAGGCTGTCCACTTTGAAATATGTGTGGGCAGCCTTATTATATTAGTTTTTTCATGTTTTTTGGTCCCAGTCAATTTCTATTTCGTATTCAATAGGGTCTTTTACCCCAATTTTTCTGAAAGCTTCTATTCGCTCTGTACAAGTTCCACATCTTCCACATGCTTTTTCACCGCCTTTGTAGCAGGACCAGGTGAGAGAGTAGTCAACACCAAGTTTTAGCCCAAT
It contains:
- a CDS encoding ISNCY-like element ISCsa7 family transposase, translated to MTNFIKTQKQKFLKILMTIEKVIKALGLKIKSSRRGRPKKFKLSHIIACFVYKVKNKINSFRELEYKINEDEEFKKAIGIEKSPDHTYFSKWAKVIEEEYIEGIARILVREIDPQTKVCAIDSTPLRSSRGDKEAEVGVCVSLGFYNGYKLHVLATVESEVIPIVWWLTCANIHDSKVVELLYEAKIFGPEVILADAGYDCAKWFEVSDRLGMKFVAAVNKRNSKDFSNVKNILRIKNMEFLRSEEGQKLYKQRTKIERLFGKLKGEYNLEQVRLRGFRTYKKHVDWIMITYLIEVYIQKIENCKFSFKYTWNNL
- a CDS encoding ATP-binding protein, encoding MFNQEISGILMKVDSDFYTRYRAEVWFDYTKKAINEIKEGSLLAIQNFSSSSDKIHYCILEISSILPLHYGLNNDLSGYPGFLVEAAENVYRDWEDQQDEPLDDATKIKCIAIPTNFEIVINSSGKLEIGIESNLPMIGAKAFLLDVNLTNRIINHGIDGQEQIIKIGHLIRDENVKILLKTEELLRLHFGIFGFTGAGKSNLLSTLIRKIMLDVEFPVKIVIFDLMSEYSTLLVDLLYSIDQAYIIGLGEKTFVGSVLEVFRSNPEVAEHKKLLIKAAKDMAYSSLYPKGLAKYRDLFTKAFYKILNDKKIKLWQDSGLTLADFVRLHEKQLFKGYLGRSEATLRELVEKMKQVNRPLDVNLCKATIERIKNNYLSGDLNSIARSNLELFVKELENKYRELTSNSTRPEYTIDQETTLNLLNDGSKKSLLIFQSHDPNDLRNKAYQLGMSIFEDRRRNGIIEPIVSFIFDEADEFIPQDAKDSYERSSEVVMNLARRGRKFGLGVGIATQRITYLNTNIMAQPHTYFVSKLPRKSDQERITDAFGIGEDMFKQTFKFKKGCWLLVSYDAVGLEAVPMPIYVENANDAIERFLIRL